The window GTACTGACGCTTTCGACGCGCGAGCAGCATATCCGGCGCGAGAAAGCCACGTCGAACATTTGCACCAACAGCGGCCTGTGCGCTCTCGCCTTCTCGATCCATATGACCCTGCTGGGCGACAAGGGATTGAAGGGCCTTGCGGCAGAAAACCACCGCCTCGCCTGCATCGCTGCCGACCGCCTCTCCAAGGTGCCGGGCGTCACCGTGCTGAACGATCATTTCTTCAACGAATTTACGCTGATCTTCGATGCCGATGCGCGCCAGTTGGTGCGCGATCTGGCCGAACAGAACATTCTTGCAGGTGTCTCATTGGGCCGCCTGTTCCCGAATGACGATTGCAATGGCCTGATCGTCGCGGTGACCGAGACGACCACGGTGGAGGATATCGAAACCCTTGCCGCTGCGCTTGAGGAGAAGCTGTCATGAACAAGCCGATCAACCAGAGCGGGTGGAAGCCCGGAACGCCTGTCGCATCCGATGGAAGCGAGCATCCCACCGTCACCGGCAACAAGGCACTGATGCTGGAAGAGGCGCTGATCTTCGAGATTGGCGGTACCGAAACTTGCGGCGTGGACCTGCCCGAAACGCCGACCGATCTGCCCAGCCGCCTTGGCGATTTTGCGCGAACGGACGGCACCGGCCTTCCCGGTCTGTCCGAGCCGGAGACAGTACGCCACTACACGCGCCTCAGTCGCCAGAACTACGGGATCGACCTTGGCTTCTTCCCGCTCGGCAGCTGCACCATGAAGCATAATCCGCGCCTCAACGAGAAGGTCGCGCGCATGCCCGGATTTGCCGATGTGCATCCGATGCAGCCGACCGACACGGTGCAGGGCGCGCTCGGCGTCATGAACGAGCTTGCGCATTGGCTGATCGAGCTCACCGGCATGCGTGGCGTGGCCATGAGCCCGAAGGCGGGCGCGCATGGCGAGCTCTGCGGTATCCTGTGTATCCGCGCCGCACTGGAAGCGCGCGGCGATGCGCGCAAGGTCGTGCTGGTGCCCGAAAGCGCGCATGGCACGAACCCCGCGACCGCGGCCTTTGCCGGCTATGCGACCGAAGATATTCCCGCCAACAAGGACGGGCGCGTCGATCTTGAAGCTTTGAAAGAGCGCCTCGGCCCCGATGTGGCAGCGGTGATGATCACCAATCCGAACACTTGCGGCCTGTTCGAACGCGACATGAAAGCGATTTCGGATGCGGTGCATGAAGCGGGTGGTTTCGTCTATTGCGACGGCGCTAATTTCAACGCGATCATGGGCCGCGTGAAGCCGGGTGATCTTGGCGTGGATGCGATGCACATCAACCTCCACAAGACCTTCTCCACCCCGCACGGCGGCGGCGGACCGGGTTCTGGCCCGGTCGTGCTGTCAGAGGCACTGTCGCCGTTCGGCCCGCTGCCGTTCACCGCGCGGACCGATGATGGCTACATCCACCTGGTCGAAGAGGAGAATGCCGACGAATACGACCACACCCGCGCCTTTGGCCGGATGACCGCGTTCCACGGGCAGATGGGTATGTTCAGCCGCGCGCTGACCTATATCCTCAGCCACGGGGCGGATGGATTGCGCACGGCTGCAGGCGATGCGGTGCTCAACGCCAATTACATCCTGCGCCAGCTCGAAGGTGAATTCGATGCACCGTTCGCAGCGAGCGGACCTTGCATGCACGAAGCACTGTTCAGCGATGAAGGTTTTGCGGAGGGGTTCAGCACGCTCGATCTTGCCAAGGGCCTGATCGACGAAGGCTTCCACCCGATGACCATGTACTTCCCGCTGGTGGTGCATGGCGCGATGCTGATCGAACCCACCGAGACCGAGAGCAAGGACGGGATCGACCAGTTCATCATGGCAATGAAATCGCTCGGCAAGCGTGCGAAAGAAGGCGATGAGGCGCTGAAATCGGCCCCGCATCACGCGCCGCGCGCGCGTCTCGATGAGGCTCAGGCTGCACGCAAGCCGCGCCTGTCCTGGACGCAGGACGAGGGCTAACAGACTTCTCGCACCAGTCATTCGGTTTCCGTTCATCATTAGGCAGCTATTGATGAACGGAAACGCTATCAATTGGGGGGCAATTTATGACGAAAGCAGGTTATCTTTCCGCTGCAGCCATGGCGGCTGTGCTGGTGCTGGCACCGGCTGCCGCGCAGACATTTTCACCGACTGCCGAAGCGGCGCTCAGCGCGTCCAAGCAGGATCGCAAACCCGATTCCAGCAATAGGGCCATGCGCAATTCGGGCGGCGCGATCGCACTGGGCGAAGGCGTCTCCGGCAATCTGGACCGCGGTACCGCGACTTACACGCTGGAAGGCCGCGCCGGACAGCGTGTGCGCATCGCGCTCAGTTCCTCGCAATTCGACACCGTGCTGCGCATGACCGGCCCCGGCGGGTTCAGCGAAGAGAACGACGACGCCCCGAGCGGCGGGACGCTCAACAGTGAAATCGAGACGGTCCTGCCCGCCGATGGCACCTATCGCTTGGTGGTAGGAGCGTATGGCAATCAAGGCAGCGGTCCGTTCCGCCTCTCCGCGATGGATCCCGCCAATCCCGCCCCGGGCGGAGCTGCGGCCATCGCCATGGGTCAGACCATAACCGGCACTTTGCGGCAGAGCGACCAGACCTCGCTCACCGGGCAATATGTCGATTACTATGCCTTCAACGGCCGCGCCGGAGAGCGCGTGACTTTCGATCTGGGCGCGCCCGATGTCGATACGGTCCTCTCCGTCTATCTCCCCGATGGCCGTCAGGAGAGCAATGACGATTACAATGCGTCGGAAAGCTTCGACAGCCGCCTTTCGATCACTCTGCCGACCGATGGCACCTATCACGTCGCGGCGAGCAGCTTCTCTCCCGGCGAGACCGGCGAGTACTATCTGACCATCCGCCCCGCCGATGACAATGTGCGCACCGTGCGCCCGGCATCGGGCAATGCGCGGGTTTTTGCGCTCAGCGTAGGTGTGGCCGATTACGAGCGGATCAGCCCGCTTAACCGGACAGACGAGGATGCCACCCGTGTCACCGCTGCCCTGCGCGATGCAGGCATGCTGGCACCGGAAAGCGTCACGCTGGTCAACGCGCAGGCGACCCGCGAGAATTTTGCCGAGGCGCTCAGCAGTCTGAATGCCGCGATGGGCGATGACGACCTGCTGCTCGTCTTCTTCTCCGGCCACGGCGAAAAGGTCGAGAACATGACGACCGAGCGTGACGGCAGCGCGGAAACGATCGAGCTCTTCGATGCCGCCCTGTTCGATTACGAACTTGCCGAAATGTTCGAGAATATCGATGCCCGAACGCTGCTAGTGATCGATGCCTGCTTCGCTGGCGGATTCGACAATGTCGTGCGCCAGCGCAACAATCGTATGGGCATCTTCAGCTCCGACGAAGACGTGCTGAGCCTTGTCGCCACGGGCGAGAAGGCAGGCGGCTATATCAGCCACATCTTCCGCGCTGCGCTGGAAGGCGGAGCCGATCTCAACGGAGACCGCGCTGTCGAAGCTGGCGAGCTGTCCGAATACATGCGCCGCGAATTCTACACCATGGTGTTGGAAGAGCCGCTGGCAACCGATGCCGAGGATTTCCGCGACACGCAGACACCCGGCTGGCAGCACATCATCGTCGATCGCGGTGGTGACGGCATGCCGCACCAGCAGGTGCTCATGAACATGGGCTCTGTCACCGGAGATCGCGTCGCGCGCCGCTAGAGCAATTCAGAAGCGAAAACGAAAAGGGGCGACGGTCTGGATGACCGCCGCCCCTTTTTCATTCGGTGACGCCTGGATCAAGCGTAGGTTTCGGCCGGCCGTCTGGCGAATATCCCGAAAGCTGCAATCACTGCATAGCAAATGATCGGAATGATCATTGCGAAGGCAAGGTTGCCGCCAGTCGCATCGGCGACAACACCGTACAGCAGCGGAACCACTGCGCCGCCGAAGATAGCGACATTGATGATGCCCGAACCGTCTGCGGCCTTGGGCCCGAGCTTCTCGCATGCGAGCGAGAAGATCGTCGGGAACATGATCGAATTCATCAGGCCAACTGCGAGCAGGCTGTACGCCGACACTTCGCCGCTGGTCATGATGGATATAACGATCAATGCGATCGCGCCGACCGCGTTGAAGGCGAGGATCTTGCCGGGGCTGAACATGCGCAGGAACGCAGAGCCGATGAAACGGCCAACCATGGCACCGCCCCAATAGAGGCCAATCATCCAGCCGATTACGCTCTCCGGCTCACCTAGCACACGCTCGGTGGACAGGTAGTTGATGATGATCGAGCCGATGGCAACTTCACCGCCCACATAGAGGAAGATGCACAATGCGCCGAAAGCGAAACGCTTCCGCCCCCGCAAGAGGGCATTGTCATAAAGCCAAAGCGCCGGAGCAGCGAGGATGACGAACACACCCAGCCACGCATTGACCTGAACTGCGAGAAACGCACCAAGCGCCACCAGCGCCAGGCCTATCAGATAGCGACCGTTGGAAACCAGCTCGCCTTCGCCCATTGTCTTTGCATCGTGAGGCAGGCGGTTGCGGAACATCCACACGGCTGCTGCCACCAGAGCGATAAGAACTGCTACGCCGAGATAGCCCTGCCAGATCGCTTCACTTTCAGCAGCGCGATAGGCCTGCAGCGCAGCGCCTTCGAGTTGATCCGCACTCATTTCGGCAAGGCTGCCGAGAATGACGGCAGCGCCGACAATCGGGAAAACCGTGGTGCCGAGCGAGTTGAACGCCTGCGCAAAAGTTAGGCGGCTGTGCGTCGTCGAAGGCGGGCCGAGCAGGCTGATAAGCGGGTTTGCCACGACCTGCACGATCACCACGCCGCTGGCGAGAATAAACAATGCGGCCAGGAAGATGGCATAGGTCGCATTCTGACTAGCCGGAATGAATAGCAGGCAGCCCACGATCATCGTGCACAGGCCGGCTACGGCGCCACGCATATAGCCGATTTTCTTCACCAGCTTTGCACCCGGAATGCCGATCAGCAAATAGGCTGCGAAGAAGCAAAACTGCACCAGCATCGCCTCTGTGTAGGAGAGCGTGAACAGCTCTTTCAGCTTCGGGATGAGCACATCGTTGAGCGAGGTGATGCCGCCAAAGATGAAAAAAAGGCCAAAAACGAAATATTGCAAACCCGGCGCATTCACCGGCGGCGTATCATCGTCGACCACCGGTTTTGGATCGGTGCTGCTCGACACATCAGGCGCTAAAGCCATTATCTTCTCCCCACAAACGAGACGCTTTGTGACAAGCGCCCCGCGTTAAATCCAGTCCCTAAATTCGCGTGCTCAGAAAGAGCACTCGGTACCTTCCGGCAAATCTTCACGGCGAATTTCCGCGATACGGAAAGTCAGATCCGCTTCGGTCATGAAACCTAGGATATTACCCATTTCGGCAAAGCAGGCATCGGTCAGGATCATCTCGCGGAAGCCCTTTCCGTGTGCATTCTGCCATTCCATGGTGACATCGAGCACACTCGGCTCACCATCGGGCGTTGCCATCAGCAGCGAGACCGGCGCCGTCGGACGCGTTTCGACTTCATAGGTCAGACGCCATGCACCGCCCCCATCGTCTTCCTGCAGGATGGCAAGGCGCGATCCGGCGGACATTTCAATCTCGCGCGAATCTTCCTGCGCGTTGCGATCGTAACCGCGCACGCTGATACCGGCAGCTTGCGACGAGCCGCGAAAATTGGGCAGCGTCTCATTGTCATTGCCCAGCCCATTGCCCGAGGCGAAGGCCATCGCGCCGTCGACAAGGCGGCCTGATCCGAAGATTTCCGAACCTGCGCCCACTTCGAGCAGGCTGCAGCTTTCGCCGAGGTCTCCGCGCGAGCCGGTCTCGCCGGTGGAAAGGCCATAGCCCACGGCGAACAGCGCCCCTTCCGCCTGGTTGAGCGGGGTGCCGATGCAGTCATTCGGCCAGCTGAAGGACAATCGTCCTGTCGCTTGCACTGCGCCCGTCAGAATATCGGCAACACCGCCGCCTTCGCTGCCCGGAAGCCAGGATGCGACAAAGGCATTGGAGGCGTTCATCTCGCGGTTCATCCACAGCGGACGGCCGGAAAGAAATACCGCAACCGTTGGGATGCCCTGCTCTTCAAAAGAGCGCAGAAGTTCGAGGCCTTCCTCGTCGCGGAAGGCCAGGTCGCGCTGGTCGCCTGCGAATTCGGCATAGGGCTTCTCGCCGAACACGACGACGGCAACGTCGGGCCGCGTGGTAAAGCTGCCATCTTCGGAAAGCGTCGCTGTTCCGTCATTGCTGGTGATCGCTTCTTCCAGGCCTTCCCAGATCGATTCCGCATTGGGGAACAAGCGGTCAGCGATGCCCGCGTCCGCGCCCATTTCGCCTTCGAGGCCGCCCTGCCATTCCAGCGTCCAGCCGCCGGAGGCCTGACCGATGTCATCGGCAGCAGAGCCAGCGACAAGCACATTGGAGCCTGCAGCAAGCGGCAGGATGCCATCATTCTGCAGGATCACCTGCGAACGCGCCACGGCTTCGCGCGCCAGGGCGCGGTGCTCAGGCGATGCGAGCAGTTCGTAGCGCCCGGCGACGCCGCGCTCCGACGGGCGCACCGCATCGGGGCCGAGCAGGCCAGCGCGATATTTGACGCGCAGGACGCGGGTGACCGCTTCATCGACGCGTTCCGTGGGAACGGTGCCGTCATTCACCTGTGCAATCAGGTTTTCCGTCAGTTCGCGCCAGTCATCGGGCACCATGTAGATGTCGAGCCCTGCCAGCAGCGATTGCGGACAATTGGTGACCGTGCAGCCCTGCACTTGTCCGTGACCGTTCCAGTCACCCACCACCAGGCCGTCGAAACCCATTTCGCCGCGCAGAACATCTGTCAGCAGCGCTTCATTGCCGTGCATCTTGCGGCCATTGATCGAATTGAAGCTGGCCATGATCGTTTCAACCCCGGCGTCGATTGTCGCGGGATAGGGACGGCCGTGCAGAGCCAATAGCTCGTCGATATCGCCATTCACATCGCCCTGGTCGACGCCCTGTTCGGTGCCGCCATCGCCGAAGAAATGCTTGGCGGTTGCGATCACCCGGCCGGTGCCGAGATAATCATCTGCGCCGCGCGTACCCTGCAGGCCTTCGACCAATGCAGCGCCGAGTTCGGCGACGAGATCGGGGTTCTCGGAATAGCTTTCGTAAGTCCGGCCCCAGCGATCATCGCGCGCGACAGCGACTGTCGGCGAGAAATTCCAGTCGATGCCGGTGACTTCGATTTCGACGGCAGTCGCCTGACCGATCCGGCGCACCAGATCGGCATCGCCTGCCGCGCCAAGCGCGATATTGTGCGGGAAGATCGTCGCGCCAACCACATTGGTGTGGCCATGAACCGCGTCCGTACCCCACATCGTCGGGATTACCGGCTCGCCATTCGGCAGCGGCTGGACCGATGCGGCATACATTTCATCGGCATAGCGCAGCCACTCGGAAGCAGGCGCGAATTCGTCTCCGTAAGGGCCGCCGTTGCCGCCGTTCAGATAGCTGCCGAAGCGATATTGCTCCATGTCTTCAGGAGTGAAGGAATTGATCTGCGGCTGGATCAGCTGACCGATCTTGTGCTCAAGCGACATGCGCGACACGAGATCGGCGATATAGGCATCTTCATCGCCGTATAGGCTGGCGGTTTCCACACTTGCCTGCGGCTCTGCCACTGGTGTTGTCGCACAGCCCGCAAGAGCCAATGCCATAACAGTTCCGGCGACACTCGCCCGCAAATTCAACCCCGACCGCATAGTAAACCTCTCTCCAGATTCCCCGATTGAGAACGTTCTCAATTGATCCGGTTTTACACCGCAGGGCTATCAAGGCAAGCGGTCATTTTGCGATTTCGGCGCTCTTATGGCTGTCAGCAGGATGATGCACGCCAGAGCGGAAAGGCCTGCCAGCAAGCCAAACAGTCCTGCAAATCCGAACACCGGCACCAGCATGATCGTCAGCACGGACATGATCGGTGAGGGCACTGTATTGGTGAGATTGAATATGCCGAGATCGCGCCCACGGCTTTCCGGGCGCGGCAGGACACGCAGCGTCTGCGCGGTGTGCAGCGACAGGAAGACGTGCGAGGCGAGGCCGAACATGGCGTAGGCTGCCAGAGCAAGCGGAAGGCTGGGCGCCAGCGCCATGCTCACCAAGGCCAGCGAGCTCACCCCGGCAGTGATGCCCAAGGGAAAAATCGGCCGATCATTGCGGTCCATCCAGCGCCCGACCAGCATGCTGGCCGGCACGGTCAAGAACAGAACGCCGAAGAAAATCTGCGCCGCGTCATCATCGCCAATCTCCGGATTGATCGATCGCAGCCACAGGTAAAGATAGGCAAACAGCGTCGCCTCGGCGATCTGCACCAGCAGCCGTGCAATCCACATGCGGGCGACAAGACGGCGGCGGGCACCTGAGGTTTCCGCGGACTGCGAAGTCGCCGGCGCATGCAAAGCCGGAAAATGAACGGGCCTGCCGAAAAGGAGCACTGGCAGGACGCAAGCGATAACGATCGCCGCCACCGCGACCATCCGCATATCGGCGCTGAGCATGCCGGGGATCGTCAGCACGGCCCCGCTGAGCGCACCCAAGGCAGGCGCAAATGCCAGCAGTCCGCCAAGCAAGCCCTTCTGCTGATCGGGCACGGTATCTCCCGCCCATGCCGCAAGCGGGCTGAGCATCATGTTCAGGCCCAACTGCCAGAGCACGAGCAGGCCGAGCAAAGTCGCCAGATCATTGGCGGAACGCAAGGCGACCAGCAGAATGCTGCTAATCACCAGGCCGGTGAGTATCCAATAACGGCGATTGCGCGTCAGATCGGATAGCCAGCCGAAGCCGATGTTGGAGACGCTGGCGGCGATTGCCCCGGCAAACGCGGCATAGGCGAGCCAATCCACGCTCTGCGCTCCAGCCATGGACTCGACCCGAACGGGAAGCAGTATGGTCAGAAACGGCACATAGGCGACCGCGCCTCCAGCTGCCGCCAGCGCATAGAGCAAAAGGAAGCGAATGGACTGGCGCTCGATCGCGGCAGGTCCGCTTGCCTGATCAGCCATGCAGGCGCAGCTTGGCAGGCGAAGCGACAGACTCACGCTCGATCAGCCTGCCTTCGACGACCAGCGGCATTTCCGGCAAATCGTCTCCGCGCTGCTTCGCGATCAGCAATTCGACCGCGCGGCCAACCGTCTCTGCAACCGGCTGGTCGATGGCTGTCAGGGCAGGCTGGATGAAGCGAACGACGGGCGAATTGTCGAAGCTGATGAGCGAGACATCGCCAGGCACGCGCAGACCGAGCGAATGGGCGACCGAATTGGTCGCCATCGCCATCTGATCATTACTGGCGATGATCGCCGTCGGACGCGACGACTTCTGCAGCAGCGTGCGTGCCGCACGCTCTCCCGATGCGAATGAAAAATCGCCGCGCTCGCACAGGCCATCTGTCGGCAGGCCAGCCTCCTGCATGGTTTCCTTCCAGCCCAATTTACGGCGATTGCTGACCGCATATTCCTCGGGCCCTGCAATCATCGCGATCCGTTCATGTCCCTTGTCGATCAGATAGCGCGTGGCCATCGCCGCCATCCTGCTGTCCGCCATGGTCAGCGAAATGCTGCCGCCATTGGCGCGCGAGCCGATCCGCGCATAGGGAATCTTGTGTTTGTCCAGCAGCTCGGTGATCAGGCGGTTATCGGAGTGCGGCGGCGTAAGGATAACGCCATCGGGCTGGATCGCGGCGATCGTCCCGGCCAATTCACGCTGGATATTGTCATCATGCGTATCGACTAGCTCGAACAGCAGGCGATAGCCGTGCTCTGCACATTTGAGCATTCCGCCCATCAGCATCTGGTCGACCCAATCGCTGCCTTCGCGCGCATTCCATGCTTCGATCGTGCGCTCACGATCGTTGAGGGCAAGAATGATATAGGATCGCGATCCGCTCATCCTTTGTGCCGCGATGGAGGGAACATAGCCCAATTTGTCGATCGAGGCCTGCACCCGCTCCTTCATCTCCGGGCGGACGTTAGCTTCGTTGTTGATCACACGGCTGACCGTTTGCAACGACACACCCGCGTCAGCTGCAACATGCTTGATCGTGACCGATTGACGACGGCGCGCCATCTTAATTGCCCTCCATGCAGCCGCGACCGGTCGCGGGATCTGCATCACATTGCCACACGCGAACCCAATCGACTTCAACCTGCTTGGGGAAGCCGTCTGTCGATACGCCGCGTAAATTGGTATTTTCCGGCCAATTGCCGCCAATGGCAAGATTGATGATCAGGTGAAACTCCTGATCGAAAGGCGCATTGGCGTCGCTGCTGGCGGCAGTCCACCACTCGCTCGCTTCTATCGTGCCAAAGGGTTCACCGTCGATCGTCCAGGTGAAGCGCCCCTCTTCCCAGATCACGCCATAAGTATGAAATTCACCGTCGAGGACGCCGGGAAAGGACCGCTCGCGATTGAGATAGACATTGCCCGGCGGACGATCACCGAAATGGAGCGTGCCAAGCACTGAATTCTCGCCGCCCGCTTCGCAATCGGCGCATTCGACGCCGAGATTGACCGCTTCCATGATATCGATCTCGCCCGAGAGCGGCCATCCGCCATAAACATCGCCTTCCGGCATCATCCAGAATGCGGGCCAGGTCCCCTGACCCTGCGGCAGGCGGGCACGCAACTCGATACGGCCGTAGCGCCAGCTGGCATTGCCTTGCGTGGTGACCTTGCCCGAAGTGAATGGCTTGGTGTTCTGCGCGTTGGGATCAGGCTGGGATGACGCCATGTGCGGCGGCCATGCGGCACCCGTCCAGCTTTCTTCATGCGCGCGCAGGACAAGCATGCCGTTCTGCACCGAGACGTTTTCCGGCCGGGCCGTATAGCATTGCTGCTCGTTATTCCCGCCACCCCAGCAATCCTCGATGAGGTTCCAGCGCGATGTATCGAGCGATGGCGCATTAAATTCGTCCGACCACACAAGCTGCCACTCGCCGGTCGGCGTCGCGCCAGTGCTCGGCGTTGGCATCGGCGTGGACAGACTTGTCGGAGCACCAGATGCGCTGCCGCCGCCACAGCCGGCGAGCGTCATACAGGCAGCTGCCAGCGCGGCACTGCCGATGTGGTTCTGCAGAATTCTCATCATCCCATCCACCATCCGGATAGCGCATTTTACATGCGCAACTCCAGAAAAAGAATGGGCCCCGGCGCACTTACCGCGCCGGAGCCCATCTGTCCTTACTCGTCCCGAAGGAGCTCCGGCTTTAGAAGTTGAACCGGACGAGGAAAGTATAGCGACGGTCGTTGCGGTACGCCGAGCGGATTACGCGGGTACCGTCAAAGTCCACCACCGAGCTGGTCTGCGTGACTTCGTCGAGCAGGTTTACACCCTGCACACCGATTTTGATGTTGTCGGTGAGCTCATAGAAGATCGACGCGTCGAGCTGCCCGGTGCTCTCACCGTAAATCGGCGAGAACGGGAAGATCACGTCACGCGGGGTCTGCAGGAAGTCCGAGCGCCAGTTGTAGGCCGCACGGGCCGAGAACCCATCGACTTCGTAGAAGATCGTCGCGTTGACCGTGTGCTCCGAGACACCTGGCTGCGGCAGGTCACCGAACACATCGCCCGAGGACGAGAAGTCCTGCGAGTCAATGTAAGTGTAGGTGAACTGACCACCGAGATACTGAAGCGGACCAGGCAGGAATTCCCAGACGTCC is drawn from Aurantiacibacter sp. MUD61 and contains these coding sequences:
- the gcvPB gene encoding aminomethyl-transferring glycine dehydrogenase subunit GcvPB, giving the protein MNKPINQSGWKPGTPVASDGSEHPTVTGNKALMLEEALIFEIGGTETCGVDLPETPTDLPSRLGDFARTDGTGLPGLSEPETVRHYTRLSRQNYGIDLGFFPLGSCTMKHNPRLNEKVARMPGFADVHPMQPTDTVQGALGVMNELAHWLIELTGMRGVAMSPKAGAHGELCGILCIRAALEARGDARKVVLVPESAHGTNPATAAFAGYATEDIPANKDGRVDLEALKERLGPDVAAVMITNPNTCGLFERDMKAISDAVHEAGGFVYCDGANFNAIMGRVKPGDLGVDAMHINLHKTFSTPHGGGGPGSGPVVLSEALSPFGPLPFTARTDDGYIHLVEEENADEYDHTRAFGRMTAFHGQMGMFSRALTYILSHGADGLRTAAGDAVLNANYILRQLEGEFDAPFAASGPCMHEALFSDEGFAEGFSTLDLAKGLIDEGFHPMTMYFPLVVHGAMLIEPTETESKDGIDQFIMAMKSLGKRAKEGDEALKSAPHHAPRARLDEAQAARKPRLSWTQDEG
- a CDS encoding pre-peptidase C-terminal domain-containing protein, which codes for MTKAGYLSAAAMAAVLVLAPAAAQTFSPTAEAALSASKQDRKPDSSNRAMRNSGGAIALGEGVSGNLDRGTATYTLEGRAGQRVRIALSSSQFDTVLRMTGPGGFSEENDDAPSGGTLNSEIETVLPADGTYRLVVGAYGNQGSGPFRLSAMDPANPAPGGAAAIAMGQTITGTLRQSDQTSLTGQYVDYYAFNGRAGERVTFDLGAPDVDTVLSVYLPDGRQESNDDYNASESFDSRLSITLPTDGTYHVAASSFSPGETGEYYLTIRPADDNVRTVRPASGNARVFALSVGVADYERISPLNRTDEDATRVTAALRDAGMLAPESVTLVNAQATRENFAEALSSLNAAMGDDDLLLVFFSGHGEKVENMTTERDGSAETIELFDAALFDYELAEMFENIDARTLLVIDACFAGGFDNVVRQRNNRMGIFSSDEDVLSLVATGEKAGGYISHIFRAALEGGADLNGDRAVEAGELSEYMRREFYTMVLEEPLATDAEDFRDTQTPGWQHIIVDRGGDGMPHQQVLMNMGSVTGDRVARR
- a CDS encoding sugar MFS transporter → MALAPDVSSSTDPKPVVDDDTPPVNAPGLQYFVFGLFFIFGGITSLNDVLIPKLKELFTLSYTEAMLVQFCFFAAYLLIGIPGAKLVKKIGYMRGAVAGLCTMIVGCLLFIPASQNATYAIFLAALFILASGVVIVQVVANPLISLLGPPSTTHSRLTFAQAFNSLGTTVFPIVGAAVILGSLAEMSADQLEGAALQAYRAAESEAIWQGYLGVAVLIALVAAAVWMFRNRLPHDAKTMGEGELVSNGRYLIGLALVALGAFLAVQVNAWLGVFVILAAPALWLYDNALLRGRKRFAFGALCIFLYVGGEVAIGSIIINYLSTERVLGEPESVIGWMIGLYWGGAMVGRFIGSAFLRMFSPGKILAFNAVGAIALIVISIMTSGEVSAYSLLAVGLMNSIMFPTIFSLACEKLGPKAADGSGIINVAIFGGAVVPLLYGVVADATGGNLAFAMIIPIICYAVIAAFGIFARRPAETYA
- a CDS encoding glycoside hydrolase family 3 protein gives rise to the protein MAEPQASVETASLYGDEDAYIADLVSRMSLEHKIGQLIQPQINSFTPEDMEQYRFGSYLNGGNGGPYGDEFAPASEWLRYADEMYAASVQPLPNGEPVIPTMWGTDAVHGHTNVVGATIFPHNIALGAAGDADLVRRIGQATAVEIEVTGIDWNFSPTVAVARDDRWGRTYESYSENPDLVAELGAALVEGLQGTRGADDYLGTGRVIATAKHFFGDGGTEQGVDQGDVNGDIDELLALHGRPYPATIDAGVETIMASFNSINGRKMHGNEALLTDVLRGEMGFDGLVVGDWNGHGQVQGCTVTNCPQSLLAGLDIYMVPDDWRELTENLIAQVNDGTVPTERVDEAVTRVLRVKYRAGLLGPDAVRPSERGVAGRYELLASPEHRALAREAVARSQVILQNDGILPLAAGSNVLVAGSAADDIGQASGGWTLEWQGGLEGEMGADAGIADRLFPNAESIWEGLEEAITSNDGTATLSEDGSFTTRPDVAVVVFGEKPYAEFAGDQRDLAFRDEEGLELLRSFEEQGIPTVAVFLSGRPLWMNREMNASNAFVASWLPGSEGGGVADILTGAVQATGRLSFSWPNDCIGTPLNQAEGALFAVGYGLSTGETGSRGDLGESCSLLEVGAGSEIFGSGRLVDGAMAFASGNGLGNDNETLPNFRGSSQAAGISVRGYDRNAQEDSREIEMSAGSRLAILQEDDGGGAWRLTYEVETRPTAPVSLLMATPDGEPSVLDVTMEWQNAHGKGFREMILTDACFAEMGNILGFMTEADLTFRIAEIRREDLPEGTECSF
- a CDS encoding MFS transporter, translating into MADQASGPAAIERQSIRFLLLYALAAAGGAVAYVPFLTILLPVRVESMAGAQSVDWLAYAAFAGAIAASVSNIGFGWLSDLTRNRRYWILTGLVISSILLVALRSANDLATLLGLLVLWQLGLNMMLSPLAAWAGDTVPDQQKGLLGGLLAFAPALGALSGAVLTIPGMLSADMRMVAVAAIVIACVLPVLLFGRPVHFPALHAPATSQSAETSGARRRLVARMWIARLLVQIAEATLFAYLYLWLRSINPEIGDDDAAQIFFGVLFLTVPASMLVGRWMDRNDRPIFPLGITAGVSSLALVSMALAPSLPLALAAYAMFGLASHVFLSLHTAQTLRVLPRPESRGRDLGIFNLTNTVPSPIMSVLTIMLVPVFGFAGLFGLLAGLSALACIILLTAIRAPKSQNDRLP
- a CDS encoding LacI family DNA-binding transcriptional regulator, yielding MARRRQSVTIKHVAADAGVSLQTVSRVINNEANVRPEMKERVQASIDKLGYVPSIAAQRMSGSRSYIILALNDRERTIEAWNAREGSDWVDQMLMGGMLKCAEHGYRLLFELVDTHDDNIQRELAGTIAAIQPDGVILTPPHSDNRLITELLDKHKIPYARIGSRANGGSISLTMADSRMAAMATRYLIDKGHERIAMIAGPEEYAVSNRRKLGWKETMQEAGLPTDGLCERGDFSFASGERAARTLLQKSSRPTAIIASNDQMAMATNSVAHSLGLRVPGDVSLISFDNSPVVRFIQPALTAIDQPVAETVGRAVELLIAKQRGDDLPEMPLVVEGRLIERESVASPAKLRLHG
- a CDS encoding glycoside hydrolase family 16 protein, giving the protein MMRILQNHIGSAALAAACMTLAGCGGGSASGAPTSLSTPMPTPSTGATPTGEWQLVWSDEFNAPSLDTSRWNLIEDCWGGGNNEQQCYTARPENVSVQNGMLVLRAHEESWTGAAWPPHMASSQPDPNAQNTKPFTSGKVTTQGNASWRYGRIELRARLPQGQGTWPAFWMMPEGDVYGGWPLSGEIDIMEAVNLGVECADCEAGGENSVLGTLHFGDRPPGNVYLNRERSFPGVLDGEFHTYGVIWEEGRFTWTIDGEPFGTIEASEWWTAASSDANAPFDQEFHLIINLAIGGNWPENTNLRGVSTDGFPKQVEVDWVRVWQCDADPATGRGCMEGN